The following proteins are encoded in a genomic region of Gossypium hirsutum isolate 1008001.06 chromosome D05, Gossypium_hirsutum_v2.1, whole genome shotgun sequence:
- the LOC107902232 gene encoding probable disease resistance protein At1g52660 — MEYAEPAVDIANCLGPSVCKYLKYHKKLNDYVRNLGRIRDELHCKMEDVEMQLRAELLSPGGKIPKQGVENWLKNTKEMIAEAQDVENKVRNGRYLCRAWNGKLVDEKTREMKEFLDKAPNAFEGLAMDGPSAGLPLPTSELVGEEAARKDIWACLTQKEVKKIGVWGMGGMGKTKIMKHIHNDFLKEQRFERVTWVTISKEFNVMKVQDNIASALEAKEYLDKEEDKLRRAAILSEMLKKAGKHVLILDDVWDEVSLEEVGISEPSDSNGCKLVLTTRSEHVCKYMGCTVIKVRPLSAQQALTLFLSKVGPNIVQNQTITPTLKLVVKECAGLPLTIVVVAGTLKGEEDPLIWKNALRELKERIEKVE, encoded by the coding sequence ATGGAATACGCAGAGCCTGCTGTTGACATTGCAAATTGTCTTGGACCTTCTGTTTGTAAATACTTGAAATATCACAAAAAGCTGAATGATTATGTGAGAAACTTGGGGAGGATCAGAGATGAATTGCATTGTAAAATGGAAGACGTAGAGATGCAATTGAGAGCAGAGCTTCTTTCTCCTGGGGGGAAGATACCAAAGCAAGGAGTTGAAAATTGGTTGAAAAATACGAAAGAGATGATTGCGGAAGCACAGGATGTGGAAAATAAAGTCAGAAACGGGAGATATCTCTGTCGTGCTTGGAACGGAAAGCTGGTTGATGAAAAGACTCGAGAAATGAAGGAGTTTCTTGATAAAGCTCCTAATGCCTTTGAAGGTCTTGCCATGGATGGTCCAAGTGCTGGGTTGCCACTGCCAACATCAGAATTAGTTGGGGAGGAAGCTGCCAGAAAAGATATTTGGGCATGTTTGACGCAAAAGGAGGTAAAAAAGATTGGGGTTTGGGGGATGGGCGGTATGGGTAAAACCAAGATCATGAAGCACATCCACAATGATTTTTTGAAAGAACAAAGATTCGAAAGAGTAACCTGGGTTACCATATCAAAGGAGTTCAATGTAATGAAGGTACAAGATAATATTGCAAGTGCGTTGGAGGCGAAGGAATATTTAGACAAAGAAGAGGACAAGCTCAGACGAGCAGCAATCTTGTCAGAAATGCTGAAGAAAGCAGGAAAGCATGTTCTAATCCTAGACGATGTGTGGGATGAAGTCTCTCTAGAAGAAGTTGGGATCTCTGAGCCGAGTGACAGCAATGGCTGCAAGTTGGTGTTGACAACCCGTTCGGAGCATGTCTGTAAGTATATGGGTTGCACGGTGATAAAAGTGAGGCCCCTTTCAGCACAACAGGCATTGACACTATTCTTGAGTAAAGTTGGGCCTAACATAGTGCAAAATCAAACTATAACGCCTACTCTAAAGCTTGTTGTCAAGGAATGTGCGGGTCTACCTCTTACAATTGTCGTCGTAGCTGGTACATTGAAGGGAGAAGAGGACCCTCTTATTTGGAAAAACGCACTCAGGGAATTGAAAGAGAGAATAGAAAAAGTGGAATGA
- the LOC121217259 gene encoding disease resistance protein At4g27190: MGTRQEMNDKGQVILKKLEDNCLLENASCEKMKMHHAVRDMALSITRMNPRYMIQAGLQLEELPEKEQWSPDIEKVSLMYNSISEISKDVLPTKCQLHTTLLLQHNPIKKIPYSFFINMPCLCVLNLSYTEIESLPNSISELKNLTTLLLRGCSTFRDLPCLSMLQELKKLDLSGTKIEEVPEGMDMLIKLRYLDLGVHTLKEIPAGLLPKLVHLQHLSFEVDNEKTSLKAEEMEPLKKLECFTGRFEDINELNKFISSMQQSKKNLTKYSLQVGSVILGGVRDKRVTIGGVQNWEGELIMHPIEIQELIIFLRSLVDDNSSFKKAVDLRSLEELDLRNLPKLSALIMKDEGIGSAITSTSAPSATFSHLKRIEVWSCSSMKTLLPHWLLPNLQNLEEIHVVTCRQLVEILGAVTSEVEEKGSDALIKFHLPKLRKLELWGLRNLKSICSKSGVMVCDSLELIDVTSCDKLKRIPPFVPLVGNGQPFAYAPPSLTIRSWKEWWESLEWDDHPNFKNVLQPLWKEKRYIFDVGEEKDERVGGKGGGGRIVQKRGEKE, from the exons ATGGGTACAAGACAAGAAATGAATGACAAGGGTCAAGTTATTTTGAAGAAGTTGGAAGATAATTGCTTGTTGGAAAATGCCTCgtgtgaaaaaatgaaaatgcATCATGCAGTGAGAGACATGGCATTGTCGATCACAAGAATGAATCCTCGATATATGATACAAGCAGGTTTGCAATTAGAAGAGTTACCAGAAAAGGAGCAATGGAGTCCGGATATTGAGAAAGTGTCACTTATGTATAACTCCATATCAGAAATTTCCAAGGATGTGCTGCCCACAAAATGTCAACTGCACACAACCTTGTTATTGCAGCATAACCCAATAAAGAAGATCCCATATTCTTTCTTCATAAACATGCCTTGTCTTTGTGTCCTCAATTTGTCCTATACGGAGATCGAGAGTTTACCAAATTCCATCTCTGAATTAAAGAACCTCACAACATTGTTGCTTCGTGGTTGTTCTACATTTAGAGATCTACCATGTCTTTCGATGCTTCAAGAATTGAAGAAGTTGGATCTTAGTGGGACTAAAATTGAGGAAGTCCCTGAAGGAATGGATATGCTGATAAAGCTAAGATATCTTGATCTTGGAGTGCACACTCTGAAAGAGATACCCGCTGGACTTTTACCAAAACTCGTTCACCTTCAGCACTTGAGTTTTGAAGTGGACAATGAAAAAACAAGTCTAAAAGCAGAGGAGATGGAACCATTGAAGAAGTTGGAGTGCTTTACCGGACGTTTCGAAGACATCAATGAATTGAATAAGTTCATCTCCTCAATGCAACAAAGTAAGAAAAATCTCACCAAGTACTCTTTACAGGTGGGCTCAGTTATTCTGGGTGGTGTAAGAGATAAAAGAGTAACAATTGGAGGAGTCCAGAATTGGGAAGGTGAGTTAATTATGCACCCAATTGAAATTCAagagttgattatttttttgaGAAGCTTAGTCGATGATAATTCTTCCTTCAAAAAAGCGGTTGACTTGAGG AGCCTCGAGGAGTTAGATCTTAGAAATCTGCCAAAGTTGAGTGCCCTTATTATGAAAGATGAAGGAATTGGTTCAGCAATAACATCAACATCGGCTCCGTCTGCCACCTTTTCCCATCTTAAGCGAATTGAAGTATGGAGCTGCTCAAGTATGAAGACGTTGCTTCCACATTGGTTGCTTCCAAACCTCCAAAACCTAGAAGAAATACATGTGGTTACTTGTAGGCAGCTAGTAGAAATATTGGGAGCAGTAACATCAGAAGttgaagaaaaagggagtgatgCATTAATCAAATTCCATCTTCCCAAATTGAGAAAGTTGGAATTGTGGGGATTACGAAATTTGAAGAGCATATGCAGCAAAAGTGGAGTGATGGTTTGTGATTCTCTCGAGTTAATCGATGTTACTAGTTGTGATAAACTGAAGAgaattcctccatttgttccccTTGTTGGCAATGGGCAGCCATTTGCATATGCTCCACCTTCTCTTACCATCAGGTCATGGAAAGAATGGTGGGAATCGTTGGAGTGGGATGACCATCCAAACTTTAAAAATGTTCTTCAACCCCTTTGGAAGGAGAAGAG GTATATTTTTGATGTTGGTGAAGAGAAAGATGAAAGGGTTGGTGGGAAAGGAGGAGGGGGGAGGATAGTGCAAAAGAGAGGAGAAAAGGAATGA
- the LOC107903574 gene encoding disease resistance protein At4g27190, with translation MKEFLDNAPNASEGLAMDGPSAGLPLPTSELVGEEAVRNEIWACLMQEEVSKIGVWGMGGVGKTTIMKHIHNDLLKEQRFERVIWVTISKEFNVMKVQDNIASALESKEYLDKERDKLRRAAILSKMLKNAGKHVLIIDDVWDKVSLEEVGIPEPSGSNGCKLVLTTRSEHVCKYMGCMVIKVKPLSEEEALILFLNKVGPNIVQSPTIMPTLKLVVKECAGLPFTIVMVAGTMKGEDNPLIWKNALGELKERIGKVEGVEAEVIERLKFSLDHFKDEKVKYCFLHCALYPEDSEIEKDKLIECWIDEGFIDDMGTRQEMKGKGHVILKKLEDNCLLENVSSGEMKMHDAVRDMALSITRMNPRYMIQAGFQLEELPEKEQWNPDIEKVSLMYNSISEICIDVLPTKCQFLTTLLLQHNPIKKISISFFTNMPCLSVLNLAFTKIESLPNSISELKNLTTLLLRGCSKLRDLPCLSMLQELKKLDLNWTRIEEVPDGMDMLIKLRYLDLGVHTLKEIPAGLLPKLVHLQHLGFDVDNERTSLKAEEMEPLKKLECLTGRFEDINEFNKFISSMQQSKKNLIKYSLQVGSSFIPHRRDKRVTIAGVQNWEGELIMHSIEIQELNILSCDYLRNLDDCNSSLKNAIDLRIRECEGIECVVSLSSFASSFAHPCQCLEMLYLQDLPKLSALIMKDEGIGSATTSTLVPSATFSHLKEITIYSCSSMKTLLPHWLLPNLQNLEKIHVEYCSLLVEILGAATSEVEENGSDALIKFHLPKLRELSFLDLPNLKSICSKSGVMVCNFFELIVVVECDKLKRIPRFVPLVGNGQPFAYAPPSLTIRSSTEWWESLEWDDHPNFKNVLRFKPIE, from the coding sequence atgaaggaatttcttgataaCGCTCCTAATGCCTCTGAAGGTCTTGCCATGGATGGTCCAAGTGCTGGGTTGCCGCTGCCAACATCAGAACTAGTTGGAGAAGAAGCTGTCAGAAATGAGATTTGGGCATGTTTGATGCAGGAGGAGGTGAGCAAGATTGGGGTTTGGGGGATGGGCGGTGTGGGTAAAACCACTATCATGAAGCACATCCACAATGATCTTTTGAAAGAACAAAGATTCGAAAGGGTAATCTGGGTTACCATATCAAAGGAGTTCAATGTAATGAAGGTACAAGATAATATTGCAAGTGCGTTGGAGTCGAAGGAATATTTGGACAAAGAAAGGGACAAGCTCAGACGAGCTGCAATCTTGTCAAAAATGCTGAAGAACGCGGGAAAGCATGTTCTAATCATAGATGATGTGTGGGATAAAGTCTCTCTAGAGGAAGTTGGGATCCCTGAGCCGAGTGGCAGCAATGGCTGCAAGTTGGTGTTGACCACCCGTTCGGAGCATGTCTGTAAGTATATGGGTTGTATGGTGATAAAAGTGAAGCCCCTTTCAGAAGAAGAGGCATTGATACTATTCTTGAATAAAGTTGGACCTAACATAGTTCAAAGTCCAACTATAATGCCTACTTTGAAGCTTGTTGTCAAGGAATGTGCGGGTCTACCTTTTACAATTGTCATGGTAGCCGGTACCATGAAAGGAGAAGATAACCCTCTTATTTGGAAAAATGCACTCGGGGAATTAAAAGAGAGAATAGGGAAAGTTGAAGGAGTGGAAGCTGAGGTAATCGAGCGCTTGAAATTTAGCCTCGATCACTTTAAGGACGAGAAAGTGAAATATTGTTTCTTACATTGCGCATTATATCCCGAAGATTCTGAAATTGAAAAGGATAAACTAATTGAGTGCTGGATTGATGAGGGATTCATAGATGATATGGGTACAAGACAAGAAATGAAAGGCAAGGGTCATGTTATTTTGAAGAAGTTGGAAGATAATTGCTTGTTGGAAAATGTCTCGAGTGGAGAAATGAAGATGCATGATGCAGTGAGAGATATGGCATTGTCGATCACAAGAATGAATCCTCGATATATGATACAAGCAGGTTTTCAATTAGAAGAGTTACCAGAAAAGGAGCAATGGAACCCGGATATTGAGAAAGTGTCACTTATGTATAACTCCATATCAGAAATTTGCATAGATGTGCTGCCCACAAAATGTCAATTTCTCACAACCTTGTTATTGCAGCATAACCCTATAAAGAAGATCTCAATTTCTTTCTTCACAAACATGCCTTGTCTTAGTGTTCTCAATTTGGCTTTTACAAAGATCGAGAGTTTACCAAATTCCATCTCTGAACTAAAGAACCTCACAACATTGTTGCTTCGTGGCTGTTCGAAATTAAGAGATTTGCCATGTCTTTCGATGCTTCAAGAATTGAAGAAGTTGGATCTAAATTGGACTAGAATTGAGGAAGTACCTGATGGCATGGATATGCTGATAAAGCTGAGATATCTTGATCTTGGAGTGCACACTCTGAAAGAGATACCCGCTGGACTTTTACCAAAACTCGTTCACCTTCAGCACTTGGGTTTTGATGTGGACAATGAAAGAACAAGTCTAAAAGCAGAGGAGATGGAACCATTGAAGAAGTTGGAGTGCTTAACCGGACGTTTCGAAGACATCAATGAATTCAATAAGTTCATCTCCTCAATGCAACAAAGTAAGAAAAATCTCATCAAGTACTCTTTACAGGTGGGCTCATCTTTTATCCCTCATAGAAGAGATAAAAGAGTAACAATTGCAGGAGTCCAGAATTGGGAAGGTGAGTTAATTATGCACTCAATTGAAATTCAAGAGTTGAATATTTTAAGTTGCGACTATTTGAGAAACTTAGACGATTGTAATTCTTCCCTCAAAAATGCGATTGACTTGAGGATTCGTGAATGTGAAGGGATAGAGTGTGTTGTTTCGTTGTCCTCTTTCGCCTCTTCTTTCGCTCATCCATGTCAGTGCCTCGAGATGTTGTATCTTCAAGATCTGCCAAAGTTGAGTGCCCTTATTATGAAAGATGAAGGAATTGGTTCAGCAACAACATCAACATTGGTTCCGTCTGCCACCTTTTCCCATCTTAAGGAAATTACGATATACAGCTGCTCAAGTATGAAGACGTTGCTTCCACATTGGTTGCTTCCAAACCTCCAAAACTTGGAAAAAATACACGTGGAGTATTGTAGTCTGCTAGTAGAAATATTGGGAGCAGCAACATCAGAAGTTGAAGAAAATGGGAGTGATGCATTAATCAAATTCCATCTTCCCAAATTGAGAGAGTTGTCATTCTTGGATTTACCAAATTTGAAGAGCATATGCAGCAAAAGTGGAGTGATGGTTTGTAATTTTTTCGAGTTAATCGTTGTTGTTGAGTGTGATAAATTGAAGAGAATTCCTCGATTTGTTCCCCTTGTTGGCAATGGGCAGCCATTTGCATATGCTCCACCTTCTCTTACCATCAGGTCAAGCACAGAATGGTGGGAATCGTTGGAGTGGGATGACCATCCAAACTTTAAAAATGTTCTTCGCTTCAAACCCATAGAATAA